A region of Paenimyroides aestuarii DNA encodes the following proteins:
- a CDS encoding TCR/Tet family MFS transporter, translating into MGSKKSAAIGFIFITMLIDIIGIGIIIPVIPKLLQELNHSDISEAAQLGGWLAFAYAFTQFLCAPLMGSLSDRYGRRPVLLISLMAFAVDYLVLALAPSVPWLFVGRIVAGITGASISTAMAYISDVSTPENKAKNFGLVGAAFGIGFIIGPVIGGLLGQFGSRVPFYAAAALCFVNFVYGYFVLPESLQPDKRRSFEWKAANPIGSLLRLKKFPNIIGLVAAMFFMYFASHAVHGNWSFYTMYRYNWDERMVGISLGVIGLLVAIVQGGLVRYINPRIGNGKSILLGYSINCLGLILIAFASKEWMVFVFLIPYCLGGLAGPAIQSEITNHVPPNEQGQIQGTLASLNSATATFGPLVMTSIFYYFTHDSAPFIFPGAPFVLASILMLFAFRMAFKGLKKTQSI; encoded by the coding sequence ATGGGCTCTAAAAAGTCAGCTGCAATAGGTTTTATATTTATTACCATGTTAATTGATATTATTGGCATTGGTATCATTATTCCGGTAATTCCTAAATTATTACAAGAATTAAATCATTCCGATATTAGCGAAGCCGCACAATTAGGTGGCTGGTTGGCATTTGCGTACGCTTTCACACAGTTTTTGTGTGCTCCACTCATGGGCAGTTTATCCGATCGATATGGAAGACGCCCTGTTTTGTTAATCTCTTTAATGGCATTTGCAGTAGATTACTTAGTTTTGGCGTTAGCGCCTAGCGTTCCATGGCTTTTTGTAGGAAGAATTGTAGCCGGAATAACCGGAGCAAGCATCTCTACCGCAATGGCTTACATATCCGATGTAAGTACACCCGAAAATAAAGCCAAAAATTTTGGTTTGGTTGGGGCTGCTTTCGGAATTGGTTTTATTATTGGTCCTGTAATTGGTGGTTTGCTAGGGCAGTTTGGTTCACGCGTGCCGTTTTACGCTGCTGCGGCTTTGTGTTTTGTGAATTTTGTGTATGGATATTTTGTGCTACCTGAATCATTACAACCCGATAAGCGTAGAAGTTTTGAATGGAAAGCTGCCAACCCAATTGGCTCTTTATTGCGCCTAAAAAAATTCCCGAATATTATTGGCTTAGTAGCCGCCATGTTTTTTATGTATTTTGCATCGCATGCCGTTCACGGAAATTGGAGTTTTTATACCATGTATCGATACAACTGGGACGAGCGAATGGTGGGTATTTCTTTGGGCGTTATTGGTTTGTTGGTTGCTATTGTGCAAGGTGGTTTGGTGCGATACATTAACCCACGTATTGGCAACGGTAAAAGTATTTTATTAGGCTATTCGATAAACTGTTTGGGTTTAATTTTAATTGCATTTGCATCAAAAGAATGGATGGTTTTTGTGTTTTTAATACCTTATTGTTTGGGTGGATTAGCCGGTCCAGCCATTCAATCAGAAATTACCAACCACGTGCCACCAAACGAACAAGGACAAATTCAAGGAACGTTGGCAAGCTTAAACAGTGCCACAGCTACGTTTGGTCCGTTGGTAATGACCAGTATTTTTTATTATTTTACGCACGATTCGGCTCCGTTTATCTTTCCGGGTGCACCCTTTGTTTTGGCATCTATTTTAATGCTATTCGCTTTTAGAATGGCTTTTAAAGGTTTAAAGAAAACACAATCTATATAA
- a CDS encoding AAA family ATPase, protein MSTFYYIDRSNVSFEDFIASPEIKSHLMAFLHEQQFKHLFDQYKIPISNKLLLYGDSGTGKTMTAKVIANHLNKKLMIVNLATIISSKLGETAKNLDALFKESQYESMVLLLDEFDSLGQIRDYDNKDNSEMKRVVNAIIQLMDYFPQKSILIAATNQVQMIDEALKRRFEWQISYEKPSNKLLDDLYDTLKVSIPEKYHPKKRLYQVSYAQAKDDFYKQVKQNIINEQLS, encoded by the coding sequence ATGAGTACTTTTTATTATATTGATAGAAGCAATGTTTCATTTGAAGATTTCATTGCATCGCCCGAAATTAAAAGTCATTTAATGGCGTTTTTGCACGAGCAGCAGTTTAAACATTTGTTTGATCAATACAAAATACCTATATCGAACAAATTGTTGCTATATGGCGACAGTGGTACAGGAAAAACCATGACTGCAAAAGTGATTGCCAACCATTTAAACAAAAAATTAATGATTGTAAATTTAGCTACTATCATTTCATCAAAGTTGGGCGAAACAGCTAAAAATTTAGATGCGTTGTTCAAAGAATCGCAGTATGAAAGTATGGTTTTGTTGTTAGATGAATTTGATTCGTTAGGACAAATTCGCGATTATGATAACAAAGACAATTCCGAAATGAAACGCGTGGTAAATGCCATTATTCAATTAATGGATTATTTTCCACAGAAATCGATCCTGATTGCAGCAACCAATCAGGTACAGATGATTGATGAAGCGTTAAAACGTAGATTTGAATGGCAAATTTCCTACGAAAAACCATCAAACAAATTATTAGATGATTTGTACGATACGCTAAAAGTATCAATACCTGAAAAATATCATCCCAAAAAACGTTTGTATCAAGTATCGTATGCGCAGGCAAAAGACGATTTTTACAAACAAGTGAAGCAAAATATTATAAACGAACAATTGTCTTAA